In Castor canadensis chromosome 11, mCasCan1.hap1v2, whole genome shotgun sequence, a single genomic region encodes these proteins:
- the Fbxo28 gene encoding F-box only protein 28 isoform X1: MAAAAEERMAEEGGGGHGDGGSSSAAGSVQRQPPLPPPQPPQPGSQAPPAPALAPDQLPQNNTLVALPIVAIENILSFMSYDEISQLRLVCKRMDLVCQRMLNQGFLKVERYHNLCQKQVKAQLPRRESERRNHSLARHADILAAVETRLSLLNMTFMKYVDSNLCCFIPGKVIDEIYRVLRYVNSTRAPQRAHEVLQELRDISSMAMEYFDEKIVPILKRKLPGSDVSGRLMGSPPVPGPSAALTTMQLFSKQNPSRQEVTKLQQQVKTNGAGVTVLRREISELRTKVQEQQKQLQDQDQKLLEQTQIIGEQNARLAELERKLREVMESAVGNSSGSGQNEESPRKRRKATEAIDSLRKSKRLRNRK; the protein is encoded by the exons atggcggcggcggcggaagaGCGGATGGCTGAGGAGGGTGGCGGCGGCCACGGTGACGGCGGCTCCTCTTCGGCTGCTGGCTCTGTTCAGCGACAGCCCCCTTTGCCCCCGCCCCAGCCCCCTCAGCCGGGGTCCCAGGCGCCTCCAGCCCCGGCGCTGGCTCCGGACCAGCTGCCTCAAAACAACACGTTGGTGGCGCTGCCCATCGTAGCCATCGAGAACATCCTCAGCTTTATGTCCTACGACGAAATTAGCCAGCTCCGCCTG GTTTGTAAAAGAATGGACTTGGTCTGTCAGAGAATGTTGAATCAGGGATTTCTCAAAGTGGAGAGGTACCATAATCTATGTCAGAAACAAGTTAAAGCACAACTTCCAAG gAGAGAGTCAGAAAGGAGAAACCATTCTTTAGCCCGCCATGCAGACATACTTGCTGCTGTGGAAACCAGGCTGTCGCTGTTAAATATGACTTTTATGAAGTATGTGGATTCCAATCTCTGTTGCTTCATCCCAGGAAAG GTAATTGATGAGATTTATCGTGTATTGAGGTATGTAAATTCTACCAGAGCCCCTCAACGAGCTCATGAAGTACTGCAAGAGTTAAGAGATATTTCCTCCATGGCAATGGAGTACTTTGATGAGAAGATTGTTCCAATTCTAAAGAGAAAATTGCCAGGCTCAGATGTTTCTGGAAGACTCATGGGCTCTCCTCCAG TTCCAGGACCATCTGCAGCCCTAACAACAATGCAGCTCTTCTCCAAGCAAAACCCTTCAAGACAAGAGGTTACCAAACTCCAGCAGCAGGTTAAAACCAATGGTGCTGGAGTGACTGTTCTCAGACGTGAAATTTCTGAGCTTCGCACCAAAGTGCAAGAACAGCAGAAGCAGCTTCAAGACCAAGACCAGAAACTGCTAGAGCAGACCCAGATCATAGGTGAACAGAATGCACGTTTGGCAGAGCTAGAACGCAAACTACGAGAAGTAATGGAAAGTGCTGTAGGAAACTCCTCAGGGTCTGGGCAGAATGAAGAGTCTCCTCGGAAACGAAGAAAGGCAACAGAAGCCATAGACTCTCTTAGGAAATCCAAACGACTTCGGAATAGGAAGTAA
- the Fbxo28 gene encoding F-box only protein 28 isoform X2 → MAAAAEERMAEEGGGGHGDGGSSSAAGSVQRQPPLPPPQPPQPGSQAPPAPALAPDQLPQNNTLVALPIVAIENILSFMSYDEISQLRLVCKRMDLVCQRMLNQGFLKVERYHNLCQKQVKAQLPRRESERRNHSLARHADILAAVETRLSLLNMTFMKYVDSNLCCFIPGKLLKHHYHLSFSPVFLTCTSAASCHQAGN, encoded by the exons atggcggcggcggcggaagaGCGGATGGCTGAGGAGGGTGGCGGCGGCCACGGTGACGGCGGCTCCTCTTCGGCTGCTGGCTCTGTTCAGCGACAGCCCCCTTTGCCCCCGCCCCAGCCCCCTCAGCCGGGGTCCCAGGCGCCTCCAGCCCCGGCGCTGGCTCCGGACCAGCTGCCTCAAAACAACACGTTGGTGGCGCTGCCCATCGTAGCCATCGAGAACATCCTCAGCTTTATGTCCTACGACGAAATTAGCCAGCTCCGCCTG GTTTGTAAAAGAATGGACTTGGTCTGTCAGAGAATGTTGAATCAGGGATTTCTCAAAGTGGAGAGGTACCATAATCTATGTCAGAAACAAGTTAAAGCACAACTTCCAAG gAGAGAGTCAGAAAGGAGAAACCATTCTTTAGCCCGCCATGCAGACATACTTGCTGCTGTGGAAACCAGGCTGTCGCTGTTAAATATGACTTTTATGAAGTATGTGGATTCCAATCTCTGTTGCTTCATCCCAGGAAAG CTACTGAAGCATCACTATCATCTGAGTTTCTCTCCTGTGTTCCTGACCTGTACTTCAGCTGCCAGCTGCCATCAAGCAG GTAATTGA